One Natrinema longum genomic window carries:
- a CDS encoding ABC transporter ATP-binding protein, whose protein sequence is MGRIDIESLTKEYRTPNGPLRAVDSLDLEIEDGEFIVFVGPSGCGKSTTLRCIAGLETVTSGSIRFGETDITEDKPKDRDIAMVFQNYALYPHMTARENIAFGLKMSTELSATEIDDQVEMAAEMMDIDDLLDDKPGELSGGQQQRVALGRAIVRDPAVFLMDEPLSNLDAKLRAQMRTELQQLQHELGVTTVYVTHDQTEAMTMGDRIVILDDGQLQQVGTPLECYHRPANRFVAGFIGSPPMNFLEVDADSEEGALVHPAFTLPLPDSLAAEIDTEALTLGIRPEHVSLTTTPETHAEPDRLIEMEVTVTEPMGDVTNVYLDVGGESMTVTADGRIGVDAGETVFIHVPTAKMHLFDADSGESLKHSDESVEPATSQTASGRAETV, encoded by the coding sequence ATGGGCCGGATTGACATAGAGAGCCTGACCAAAGAGTATCGTACGCCGAACGGACCGCTCCGCGCCGTCGACTCGCTCGACCTCGAGATCGAAGACGGGGAGTTCATCGTTTTCGTGGGGCCGTCCGGCTGTGGCAAATCGACGACGCTTCGCTGTATCGCTGGCCTCGAGACCGTAACGAGCGGCTCGATCCGATTCGGAGAGACCGACATAACGGAGGACAAGCCCAAAGACCGGGATATCGCGATGGTGTTCCAGAACTACGCGCTCTATCCTCACATGACCGCCAGGGAGAACATCGCGTTCGGGCTGAAGATGTCGACGGAGCTGTCGGCCACCGAAATCGACGACCAGGTCGAGATGGCCGCTGAAATGATGGATATCGACGATCTCCTCGACGACAAACCCGGCGAACTCTCCGGCGGGCAACAACAGCGGGTCGCGCTTGGCCGTGCGATCGTCCGCGATCCAGCGGTCTTCCTGATGGACGAACCGCTCTCGAACCTCGACGCGAAACTGCGCGCACAGATGCGAACGGAGCTCCAACAACTCCAACACGAGTTGGGGGTGACCACGGTGTACGTCACCCACGATCAGACGGAGGCGATGACGATGGGTGACCGGATCGTTATCCTCGACGACGGCCAGCTACAGCAGGTCGGCACACCCCTCGAGTGCTATCACCGACCGGCGAATCGGTTCGTCGCGGGATTCATCGGCTCGCCCCCCATGAATTTCCTCGAGGTCGACGCCGACTCCGAGGAGGGGGCGCTCGTGCATCCGGCGTTTACGCTCCCGCTGCCCGACTCGCTCGCGGCGGAGATCGATACTGAAGCCCTGACCCTCGGTATCAGACCGGAGCACGTGTCACTGACGACGACGCCCGAGACACACGCGGAGCCCGACCGGTTGATCGAGATGGAAGTCACGGTTACCGAACCGATGGGCGACGTAACGAACGTCTATCTGGACGTCGGCGGGGAGTCGATGACGGTGACTGCTGACGGTCGCATCGGCGTCGATGCCGGTGAAACGGTGTTCATCCACGTTCCGACGGCGAAGATGCATCTGTTCGACGCCGACTCCGGCGAGTCGCTCAAACACAGCGACGAGTCGGTCGAGCCGGCGACCTCCCAGACGGCGTCCGGTCGTGCCGAAACGGTGTAA
- a CDS encoding S8 family serine peptidase, with the protein MVNNNDRNRPGRRDVLRSLGAIGSITALGGLTAAQPGRDPGPKPNELLVSTAPTTSTASVQRTVENQLPSDASVVHRNDTLGYFAVEVPDEASAQADSNVARSLERTDGVEFVEENGTYYAFDEVETEQRQPDDPQFSQQYAPQQVNAPEAWETTVGSENVTIAVIDTGTDYDHPDLRDQFGSNPGTDPAGDTDDPAARGAKHGTHVSGIASATTDNGDGVAGISNSHLYAVRVLGGGGGGSWSDIADGIQWAVDNGADVINLSLGAPQQSGVVESAIDYAYDNGTLPIAAAGNDGPCTDCVSYPAAYPNCVGVSALDSSENLARFSNTGPEIDVAAPGVDVLSTVPSGGYEQLSGTSMASPAVAGVAALGLAANPDWGPSELRSALEESAVDIGLPASEQGAGRVDAANLVGEGGDPPADVTAVADASPTTVEPGETVTFDGGDSSGPIDAYEWEFGNGASATGQTVTHSYDDEGEYTATVTVTGGGGSDSDSVTVTADGTGDPPGDCGDYPAYDNATVYETGDRVAYDGAVWEATISVMTVPPSHDSWRWSHVTDC; encoded by the coding sequence ATGGTGAATAATAACGACCGAAACCGTCCCGGGAGACGGGACGTCCTTCGGAGTCTCGGAGCGATCGGCAGTATCACAGCGCTCGGCGGTCTGACGGCCGCACAGCCCGGACGCGATCCGGGTCCGAAACCGAACGAATTGCTGGTCAGTACGGCCCCGACGACGAGCACGGCATCCGTACAGCGCACCGTAGAGAACCAACTCCCTTCGGACGCAAGCGTCGTCCACCGAAACGATACGCTCGGCTACTTCGCGGTCGAGGTTCCCGACGAGGCGAGCGCACAGGCGGATTCGAACGTCGCCCGAAGCCTCGAGCGAACCGACGGCGTGGAGTTCGTCGAGGAGAACGGGACCTACTATGCGTTCGACGAGGTGGAGACGGAACAGCGACAACCGGACGACCCCCAGTTCTCCCAGCAGTACGCCCCACAGCAGGTGAACGCGCCGGAGGCATGGGAAACGACGGTCGGATCGGAGAACGTGACGATCGCCGTCATCGACACGGGCACCGATTACGACCATCCCGATCTTCGGGACCAGTTCGGTTCGAATCCGGGAACCGACCCCGCAGGCGACACCGACGATCCGGCCGCACGAGGGGCGAAACACGGGACCCACGTCTCCGGCATCGCGTCTGCGACCACGGATAACGGCGACGGAGTCGCCGGGATTTCGAACTCGCACCTCTATGCGGTGCGGGTCCTCGGTGGGGGTGGCGGCGGTTCCTGGAGCGACATCGCCGACGGTATCCAGTGGGCTGTGGACAACGGTGCCGACGTCATCAACCTGAGCCTCGGCGCGCCACAGCAAAGCGGTGTGGTCGAAAGCGCGATCGATTACGCGTACGACAACGGGACGCTACCGATCGCCGCAGCGGGGAACGACGGCCCGTGTACCGATTGTGTCTCCTATCCGGCGGCGTACCCGAACTGCGTCGGGGTGTCGGCACTCGACTCCTCGGAGAACCTCGCGCGCTTCAGCAACACCGGCCCGGAGATCGACGTCGCTGCGCCGGGCGTGGACGTCCTCTCGACCGTCCCAAGCGGCGGCTACGAGCAGCTGTCGGGCACGTCGATGGCGTCGCCTGCCGTCGCGGGCGTCGCCGCACTCGGACTGGCAGCCAATCCCGACTGGGGGCCGAGCGAACTGCGTTCCGCGCTCGAGGAGTCGGCCGTCGACATCGGACTTCCCGCCAGCGAACAGGGTGCTGGCCGGGTCGACGCCGCCAACCTCGTCGGCGAGGGCGGCGACCCACCGGCGGACGTAACGGCCGTTGCGGACGCGTCGCCGACGACCGTCGAACCGGGAGAGACCGTCACGTTCGACGGGGGAGACTCGTCCGGACCGATCGACGCCTACGAGTGGGAGTTCGGTAACGGTGCCTCGGCGACCGGCCAGACGGTGACTCACAGCTACGACGACGAAGGCGAGTACACCGCGACGGTGACGGTGACTGGCGGCGGCGGGAGCGACAGCGACTCGGTTACCGTCACCGCCGACGGCACCGGTGATCCACCGGGCGACTGCGGCGACTATCCGGCGTACGACAACGCGACGGTCTACGAAACCGGGGACCGTGTCGCCTACGACGGTGCCGTCTGGGAGGCCACGATAAGTGTGATGACGGTTCCGCCGAGTCACGATAGCTGGCGGTGGTCACACGTCACGGACTGCTGA
- a CDS encoding PKD domain-containing protein translates to MKRSRRNVLRTASTLSAVVTGVGVGTAAAAQEYPEWESDEVYTSGDRVVHDGFVWEAQWWTRGDEPGEGGEWGPWDEIEPYDPGPTASIAVSDATPDPGTDVRFDGTDSDGEIAAYAWDLGDGTTAEGGVVTHAYDDDGEYEVTLTVETDDGDSDSTATTIHVGGRDGITVDGAFAPYQGTWGDLVDGTLSADTDRVVVSFLGDATDDGDVTPGWLTGCNQGSCEQQPLSRYEPEIQTLQDDGIEVWLSVGGWSGRTVARDADSATELKDAYAEILDTFGVTHIDIDDENAHRRDQPIYELRNEALALLQDERPEVTVGYTVPADENGIANSSHAQARTWVRDAVEKGVDLEYVNIMTMVMGPTTYDKIESACEGTVEFLEEVYPDTSTAERWAMLGNTADVSEESITPDVARDIVDFAADRGMGLVSYWALYNDPDGTFSEIYADFEDGSTDRPN, encoded by the coding sequence ATGAAACGATCACGACGAAACGTACTGCGTACTGCATCGACACTGTCCGCCGTCGTCACGGGCGTCGGGGTCGGCACTGCTGCGGCCGCACAGGAGTACCCCGAGTGGGAGTCCGACGAGGTGTACACGAGCGGTGACCGCGTCGTCCACGACGGCTTCGTCTGGGAAGCCCAGTGGTGGACCCGCGGCGACGAACCGGGCGAGGGCGGCGAATGGGGACCGTGGGACGAGATCGAACCGTACGATCCCGGCCCGACCGCATCGATCGCCGTCAGCGACGCCACCCCCGATCCGGGGACGGACGTTCGGTTCGACGGCACCGACTCGGACGGCGAGATCGCCGCCTACGCCTGGGACCTCGGCGACGGAACGACCGCCGAGGGCGGCGTCGTGACACACGCCTACGACGACGACGGCGAGTACGAGGTGACGCTGACAGTCGAGACCGACGACGGCGACTCGGATTCGACCGCGACGACGATCCACGTCGGCGGACGGGACGGGATCACCGTCGACGGCGCGTTCGCGCCGTACCAGGGCACCTGGGGCGATCTCGTCGACGGGACACTCTCGGCCGACACCGATCGCGTCGTCGTCTCGTTCCTCGGCGATGCGACCGACGACGGCGACGTCACCCCCGGATGGCTGACGGGTTGTAATCAGGGCTCGTGTGAGCAGCAGCCGCTCTCGAGGTACGAACCCGAGATTCAGACGTTACAGGACGACGGCATCGAAGTGTGGCTCTCGGTCGGCGGCTGGAGCGGCCGAACCGTTGCCCGCGATGCGGATTCCGCCACGGAGCTGAAAGACGCCTACGCGGAGATCCTCGACACGTTCGGCGTCACGCACATCGACATCGACGACGAGAACGCCCACCGGCGCGACCAACCCATCTACGAACTGCGCAACGAGGCCCTCGCGCTGTTACAGGACGAGCGCCCCGAGGTCACGGTGGGCTACACCGTTCCGGCGGACGAGAACGGGATCGCGAACTCGAGCCACGCGCAGGCCAGAACGTGGGTCCGCGACGCCGTCGAGAAAGGCGTCGACCTCGAGTACGTCAACATCATGACGATGGTGATGGGCCCGACGACGTACGACAAGATCGAGTCGGCGTGTGAGGGCACCGTCGAATTCCTCGAAGAGGTGTATCCCGACACGTCGACCGCGGAGCGCTGGGCGATGCTCGGGAACACCGCGGACGTCAGCGAAGAATCGATCACGCCCGACGTCGCCCGGGATATCGTCGATTTCGCGGCGGACCGCGGAATGGGACTGGTGTCCTACTGGGCGCTGTACAACGACCCCGACGGAACGTTCTCGGAGATCTACGCGGACTTCGAGGACGGTTCGACCGATCGCCCCAACTGA
- the nagZ gene encoding beta-N-acetylhexosaminidase, protein MVPTDASEMDLATKVGQLFVVGFDGTELTADLRTLITERQCGNVVYFSRNVETPTQVATLTDRLRRLVLEEGPGVPPFVMADQEGGVVSRLGWGTELPSQMCIGASGDPTLARTAGEAVAGELAALGINFNLAPVLDVNNNPRNPVIGVRSFGEDPERVGELGVELALGMQSRGVIACGKHFPGHGDTSADSHHELPVVDHDRERLADVEFAPFRRAIDAGLDAIMTTHVSFPAITETPSTPATVSAAVQRRVLRDELGFDGLLVTDGMEMRAIADGVGTPEGCVRALEAGCDLLLVCHTPETQADAIDAVIDAVESGRLDEATIDTAVDRILRYKRRRVSDSRSPSAPPWADAADRSAETARAIAARGITLARDRDDTLPFTTDRPLRLVGSSGGPASPAEDDEFEPSLLAESLATVGFDVTCHEFDDPLEGPSFDDDAQVIAAVDDATADESQAAAVGALDDRTSRFAAVLVRNPYDLSTVPDVSTAVVTYDYTPATRTVLGEMLVGETTPTGQLPVTVPGFAD, encoded by the coding sequence ATGGTGCCAACAGACGCGAGTGAGATGGATCTCGCGACGAAAGTCGGCCAGCTGTTCGTCGTCGGCTTCGACGGGACGGAGCTCACTGCCGACCTCCGAACGCTGATCACCGAACGACAGTGTGGCAACGTCGTCTACTTCAGCCGGAACGTCGAGACCCCGACACAGGTCGCAACGCTTACCGACCGACTACGGCGGCTCGTCCTCGAGGAGGGGCCGGGCGTCCCGCCGTTCGTGATGGCCGATCAGGAAGGCGGAGTCGTCTCCCGTCTCGGCTGGGGGACGGAGCTGCCCAGTCAGATGTGCATCGGTGCGAGCGGCGATCCCACGCTCGCACGCACCGCCGGTGAAGCCGTCGCCGGCGAACTGGCCGCACTCGGGATCAATTTCAACTTGGCACCCGTCCTCGACGTCAACAACAACCCGCGGAACCCGGTGATCGGCGTCCGCTCGTTCGGCGAGGACCCCGAGCGAGTGGGCGAACTCGGGGTCGAACTGGCACTGGGGATGCAGTCCCGAGGCGTCATCGCCTGTGGCAAACACTTTCCGGGACACGGCGATACGAGTGCCGACTCCCATCACGAACTACCCGTCGTCGATCACGACCGCGAGCGACTCGCGGACGTCGAGTTCGCGCCGTTTCGGCGAGCGATCGACGCCGGGCTCGACGCGATCATGACGACGCACGTCTCGTTCCCGGCGATCACGGAAACGCCGTCGACCCCGGCGACCGTGTCGGCCGCGGTCCAGCGCCGAGTGCTCCGCGACGAACTCGGCTTCGACGGCCTCCTCGTGACCGACGGGATGGAGATGCGCGCCATCGCGGACGGGGTCGGAACACCGGAGGGCTGCGTGCGAGCGCTCGAGGCGGGCTGTGACCTGCTGCTCGTCTGTCACACACCCGAGACACAGGCGGACGCGATCGACGCGGTGATCGATGCAGTCGAATCGGGTCGACTCGACGAGGCAACGATCGACACAGCCGTCGACCGAATCCTCCGCTACAAACGCCGCCGCGTGAGCGACTCGCGGTCGCCGTCAGCCCCGCCCTGGGCGGACGCGGCCGACCGTTCCGCCGAGACCGCGCGTGCGATCGCCGCTCGCGGGATCACGCTCGCTCGCGACCGGGACGACACGCTCCCGTTCACGACCGATCGGCCGCTCCGGCTGGTCGGGTCGTCGGGCGGCCCAGCGTCGCCGGCGGAAGACGACGAGTTCGAGCCATCGCTGCTCGCCGAGTCGCTCGCCACCGTCGGATTCGACGTCACGTGTCACGAGTTCGACGACCCGCTCGAGGGACCGTCGTTCGACGACGACGCACAGGTGATCGCCGCCGTCGACGACGCGACGGCCGACGAATCACAGGCAGCAGCGGTCGGCGCACTCGACGACCGAACGTCGCGGTTCGCGGCGGTACTCGTTCGGAACCCCTACGATCTGTCGACGGTTCCCGACGTCTCGACTGCAGTGGTGACGTACGATTACACGCCGGCGACACGCACCGTTCTCGGGGAGATGCTCGTCGGCGAGACGACGCCGACCGGTCAGTTGCCGGTCACCGTTCCCGGGTTTGCGGACTGA
- a CDS encoding glycosyl hydrolase family 18 protein, giving the protein MKRSRRRVLRNATTLSALLAGIGTSTATAKEYPAWDPETVYTDGDRVIYDGFVWEAQWWTQGDEPGSNEWGPWDEIEEHDDGDDDGEDGPTARISVSTQFPDPGETVEFDAGDSEGDIEDYEWTFDDGTTATGDSLSKSFESGRYEVTLTVANADGETDTDTISITAGRTSSDDQRVVAYYRQWAQYDRDYYPGDIPFDNVTHVQYAFGRPEQDGSVNLVGASHGQQLFHGGKDWYEPDRGMSFAEHAAEEEDTNFVLSIGGWGDSEFFSDAARTQENRERFASDCVDFVEENNLDGIDIDWEFPGGGGCTADDPVCDRDNVVREGDQERFTLLCREVRDQLDAAATNDPDRDEPYELTAAVSANPSIVEGLEHEQLSDILDFVLVMTFDFRGIWSETTGHHAPLKENPDDPFEESGVWNAQSALEWYEEQGWDPDQLNMAVPFYGRSWTDVQPPEDGFGTGSDDGLFQLYEGDGGDASGDGSYPSWGDQGTDYAGVWEWFDLEGDGRQGSNPVDLDSGAWETYFDEDAVTAWSWNPEERTMISHDTTESMAAKMDWLRDSPYGGTMLWAISGDTYEGELIETLWTTLNG; this is encoded by the coding sequence ATGAAACGATCACGGCGACGCGTACTACGGAACGCAACGACGCTCTCTGCACTGCTAGCAGGGATTGGGACGAGCACAGCCACAGCCAAAGAGTATCCCGCGTGGGATCCGGAGACCGTCTACACCGACGGCGATCGGGTCATCTACGACGGCTTCGTCTGGGAAGCGCAGTGGTGGACTCAGGGCGACGAGCCCGGATCGAACGAGTGGGGTCCGTGGGACGAAATCGAAGAACACGACGACGGTGACGACGATGGCGAAGACGGGCCGACCGCCCGCATCTCGGTCAGCACCCAGTTCCCCGATCCCGGCGAGACCGTCGAGTTCGACGCCGGCGATTCCGAGGGCGACATCGAGGACTACGAGTGGACGTTCGACGACGGAACGACAGCGACGGGTGACAGCCTCTCCAAATCGTTCGAATCGGGACGATACGAGGTCACGCTGACCGTCGCAAACGCCGACGGGGAAACCGACACCGACACGATCTCGATAACCGCTGGACGCACGTCGTCGGACGACCAGCGGGTCGTCGCGTACTATCGCCAGTGGGCACAGTACGATCGAGACTACTATCCGGGCGACATTCCCTTCGATAACGTGACCCACGTCCAGTACGCGTTCGGTCGTCCCGAGCAAGACGGGTCCGTGAACCTCGTCGGTGCCAGCCACGGCCAACAGCTCTTCCACGGCGGCAAGGACTGGTACGAGCCCGACCGCGGCATGTCGTTCGCGGAACACGCAGCCGAAGAGGAGGACACCAACTTCGTCCTCTCGATCGGTGGGTGGGGTGATTCGGAGTTCTTCTCCGACGCCGCACGCACGCAGGAGAACCGGGAACGGTTCGCGAGCGACTGCGTCGACTTCGTCGAAGAGAACAACCTCGACGGGATCGACATCGACTGGGAGTTCCCCGGCGGCGGGGGGTGTACGGCGGACGATCCCGTCTGTGACCGCGACAACGTCGTCCGCGAGGGCGACCAAGAGCGGTTCACGCTCCTCTGTCGGGAGGTCAGAGACCAGCTCGATGCGGCCGCAACGAACGACCCCGACCGGGACGAGCCGTACGAGCTTACCGCAGCCGTCAGTGCCAACCCGTCGATCGTCGAGGGCCTCGAGCACGAACAGCTCTCGGACATCCTCGACTTCGTTCTCGTGATGACCTTCGACTTCCGTGGGATCTGGAGCGAGACGACCGGACATCACGCGCCGCTGAAGGAGAACCCGGACGACCCGTTCGAGGAGAGCGGCGTCTGGAACGCCCAGTCCGCCCTCGAGTGGTACGAGGAACAAGGCTGGGATCCCGACCAACTCAACATGGCCGTGCCGTTCTACGGTCGGAGCTGGACTGACGTACAGCCCCCCGAAGACGGCTTCGGGACCGGTTCCGACGACGGGCTCTTCCAGCTCTACGAGGGAGACGGCGGCGATGCGAGCGGTGACGGATCGTACCCGAGCTGGGGCGATCAGGGAACGGATTACGCCGGCGTCTGGGAGTGGTTCGACCTCGAGGGTGACGGCCGACAGGGAAGCAATCCCGTCGATCTCGATAGCGGAGCCTGGGAGACGTATTTCGACGAGGACGCGGTCACCGCATGGAGCTGGAACCCCGAGGAACGGACGATGATCTCCCACGATACGACGGAGTCGATGGCGGCGAAGATGGACTGGCTTCGCGACTCGCCCTACGGCGGGACGATGTTGTGGGCGATCAGCGGCGATACCTACGAAGGAGAGCTCATCGAGACGCTCTGGACGACACTCAACGGCTAA
- a CDS encoding glycosyl hydrolase family 18 protein: MKRSRRNVLSTASKISALLAGLGASSVATAQEYPEWDPDTAYTDGDRVVHDDSVWEAQWWTRGDEPGEGGEWGPWDEIESSEPEPPALSARIAASTSRVEIGEAVEFDGSESTGAIDSYAWAFGDGTEATGEAVTHTYDETGDYTVELTVTDADGETDTTRLDVTVRDEIEGPDDDFKVVGYYPGWKANDEQDYYPSDVPFDKVTDVLYAFIALDENGNVFPPENDETEFDIPRQTHEENLEQFADLADEADCRFHLSIGGWTLSDNFHIVAADPDLRTTFAESCVELMRQYNFDGIDIDWEHPGPQQGQCQCGNDDDYENHVLLLEELRDHLDQAGEEDGQHYYLSVANGGSDWNAGGLRHDRIGEICDSVYVMAYDFTGEWMTTIGLNAPLYGPDTHPTNDRDVYPDGEQYWAEYSVDELWAGDHGEEGYWPNQWQYPPADPAEYGELVLGMPFYGRGFTVGEWQSPELGSRYSGLPEGTWHHLLEDGADPTGSFDFGDIEENMRDEPDWEVTRHDMGEVPALVNEDEGIFISYDDEQAIEAKVEFAKERGMGGVMFWELSQDWNGTLLETILETI; encoded by the coding sequence ATGAAACGATCACGACGGAACGTACTGAGTACAGCATCGAAAATATCCGCCCTGCTGGCCGGCCTCGGAGCGAGTTCGGTGGCGACGGCCCAGGAGTATCCGGAGTGGGATCCGGACACCGCATACACGGACGGTGACCGCGTCGTCCACGACGACTCCGTCTGGGAAGCCCAGTGGTGGACCCGCGGCGACGAGCCGGGCGAGGGCGGCGAATGGGGGCCGTGGGACGAGATCGAATCGTCCGAACCCGAGCCGCCGGCCCTGTCCGCACGCATCGCCGCGAGCACGTCCCGCGTCGAGATCGGCGAGGCCGTCGAGTTCGACGGGAGCGAGTCGACGGGTGCGATCGACTCCTACGCGTGGGCGTTCGGCGACGGGACCGAAGCCACCGGCGAGGCCGTCACGCACACGTACGACGAAACGGGCGACTACACCGTCGAACTGACCGTCACCGACGCCGACGGCGAAACCGACACCACCCGTCTCGACGTCACCGTCCGGGACGAGATCGAAGGGCCGGACGACGACTTCAAAGTCGTCGGCTACTACCCCGGCTGGAAGGCAAACGACGAACAGGACTACTACCCGAGCGACGTCCCCTTCGACAAGGTGACCGACGTGCTGTACGCGTTCATCGCGCTCGACGAGAACGGGAACGTCTTCCCGCCGGAAAACGACGAGACGGAGTTCGACATCCCGCGCCAGACACACGAGGAAAACCTCGAGCAGTTCGCCGACCTGGCGGACGAGGCCGACTGTCGGTTCCACCTCTCGATCGGCGGCTGGACGCTCTCGGATAATTTCCACATCGTTGCGGCCGATCCGGACCTGCGGACGACCTTCGCCGAGAGCTGCGTCGAGTTGATGCGGCAGTACAACTTCGACGGGATCGACATCGACTGGGAGCATCCCGGCCCACAGCAGGGGCAGTGCCAGTGTGGCAACGACGACGACTACGAGAACCACGTCCTGTTGCTCGAGGAACTGCGCGACCACCTCGATCAGGCGGGCGAGGAGGACGGCCAGCACTACTACCTGTCGGTCGCCAACGGCGGTTCCGACTGGAACGCCGGGGGGCTTCGCCACGATCGGATCGGCGAGATCTGTGACTCGGTGTACGTCATGGCCTACGACTTCACCGGCGAGTGGATGACCACGATCGGGCTGAACGCGCCGCTGTACGGTCCCGACACGCATCCGACGAACGACCGCGACGTCTACCCCGACGGCGAACAGTACTGGGCGGAGTACTCCGTCGACGAGTTGTGGGCCGGCGATCACGGCGAGGAGGGCTACTGGCCCAACCAGTGGCAGTATCCGCCCGCCGACCCCGCCGAGTACGGCGAACTCGTGCTCGGGATGCCGTTCTACGGCCGCGGCTTCACCGTCGGCGAGTGGCAGTCGCCCGAACTCGGTTCGCGGTACTCGGGACTCCCCGAAGGAACCTGGCACCACCTCCTCGAGGACGGCGCGGACCCGACCGGCTCGTTCGACTTCGGTGACATCGAGGAGAACATGCGCGACGAACCCGACTGGGAGGTCACCCGTCACGACATGGGTGAGGTCCCCGCCCTCGTCAACGAGGACGAGGGGATCTTCATCAGTTACGACGACGAGCAGGCCATCGAGGCGAAAGTCGAGTTCGCCAAGGAACGCGGCATGGGTGGCGTGATGTTCTGGGAACTCTCCCAGGACTGGAACGGGACGCTCCTGGAGACGATCCTCGAGACGATCTAA
- a CDS encoding PKD domain-containing protein, which yields MKPTRRTLLRTVSTLTAGLAGATTVSATESPPQWDPDTVYTDGDRVVYDGTVWEAQWWTRGNEPGSREWGPWDRVEDAPDDPDPEPPEGPTASIAVSETPVPPTESVVFDATDSAGEIDAYEWDFGDGTEAAGDVVEHAYDDAGEYGVELVVTDTDGRTDAASTTVSVEERDADPDDITADTTIAEFYGDYDERYVPELFDNWMPDAASDYGADTDAIRNNVDDGSLEFGSLGTQALPWVQQFDDAGLPRHASSQLLPWLSVLPEETETPTFQGSGRSVAWDQTAGPTAATNDPSTFVQPQWPTDAIGEADEEVAERDAVHNQPQHRDDWDSHFSLPDEILYNHDNQLLDTIANDVHPVTGDPLGGDGFTANAPMEVTAEVHADGWSGHQVLVFENTSSVPYHLDGAVIWWVGPSKYGKTMSAGHYNNEQRPEPGVGHPQRDIIEVVLDDEHMPEQYEGEDVDLSAFAVRLAFHDSPYMFRTAYPGQYWSLEIRTGDNLAGRHQGDDERQRLVDTMVETCHVELRQDLDIERNTELVETIELTNRVAN from the coding sequence ATGAAACCGACACGCCGCACTCTGCTTCGCACAGTATCAACACTCACCGCCGGACTGGCCGGCGCGACGACGGTGAGTGCGACCGAATCGCCGCCCCAGTGGGACCCCGATACCGTCTACACGGATGGTGATCGGGTCGTCTACGACGGGACCGTCTGGGAAGCCCAGTGGTGGACTCGCGGCAACGAACCCGGTTCGCGGGAGTGGGGTCCCTGGGACCGCGTCGAGGACGCACCCGACGACCCGGACCCGGAACCGCCCGAGGGGCCGACGGCGTCGATCGCTGTCAGCGAGACGCCGGTCCCACCGACCGAGTCGGTCGTGTTCGACGCCACCGACTCGGCTGGCGAGATCGACGCCTACGAGTGGGACTTCGGCGACGGCACCGAAGCTGCCGGCGACGTGGTCGAGCACGCCTACGACGACGCCGGCGAGTACGGGGTCGAACTCGTCGTCACCGACACCGACGGTCGCACGGACGCCGCGAGTACCACGGTCAGCGTCGAAGAGCGAGACGCCGATCCCGACGATATCACGGCCGATACCACGATCGCCGAGTTCTACGGGGACTACGACGAGCGGTACGTCCCCGAACTGTTCGACAACTGGATGCCGGACGCCGCATCGGACTACGGTGCGGACACGGACGCGATTCGAAACAACGTCGACGACGGCTCCCTCGAGTTCGGATCGCTGGGCACGCAGGCGCTCCCGTGGGTCCAGCAGTTCGACGACGCCGGCCTTCCCCGGCACGCCAGTTCACAGCTTCTGCCGTGGCTTTCGGTGCTGCCCGAGGAGACGGAGACGCCGACGTTCCAGGGCAGCGGTCGCAGCGTGGCGTGGGATCAGACGGCCGGCCCGACTGCAGCGACCAACGATCCGTCCACGTTCGTCCAGCCACAGTGGCCCACGGACGCGATCGGCGAGGCGGACGAGGAAGTCGCCGAACGGGATGCCGTCCACAACCAGCCACAACACCGGGACGACTGGGACTCCCACTTCTCCCTCCCGGACGAGATCCTGTACAACCACGACAATCAGTTGCTCGATACCATCGCGAACGACGTCCATCCCGTAACCGGCGACCCGCTGGGCGGCGACGGGTTCACTGCGAACGCGCCCATGGAAGTCACAGCGGAAGTGCACGCCGACGGCTGGAGCGGGCATCAGGTTCTCGTCTTCGAGAACACCAGCTCGGTTCCCTACCACCTCGACGGGGCGGTCATCTGGTGGGTCGGCCCGTCGAAGTACGGCAAGACGATGTCCGCAGGTCACTACAACAACGAACAGCGCCCGGAACCCGGCGTCGGTCACCCACAGCGTGATATCATCGAAGTCGTGCTCGACGACGAGCACATGCCCGAGCAATACGAGGGTGAAGACGTCGATCTCTCGGCGTTCGCCGTCCGGCTGGCGTTCCACGACTCGCCGTACATGTTCCGGACGGCCTACCCCGGCCAGTACTGGTCGCTCGAGATCCGTACCGGCGATAACCTGGCCGGACGCCATCAGGGCGACGACGAACGGCAGCGACTCGTCGACACGATGGTCGAGACGTGCCACGTCGAACTCAGACAGGACCTCGACATCGAGCGCAACACCGAACTCGTCGAGACGATCGAACTCACGAACCGGGTTGCGAACTGA